In Xyrauchen texanus isolate HMW12.3.18 chromosome 13, RBS_HiC_50CHRs, whole genome shotgun sequence, a single genomic region encodes these proteins:
- the LOC127654328 gene encoding keratin-associated protein 10-11-like codes for MNVYLQVSVCLSIYSCLSIYLQVSVCLSVYLSTAVCLSVCLSIYRCLSVCLSIYSCLSVCLSVYLSTAVCLSIYRCLSVCLSVCLSASLSTGVCLSVCLSTGVCLSIYLQVSVCLSTGVCLSICLSIYSCLSIYLQLSFCLSVCLSVYLSTGVCLSIYLQVSVCLSIYRCLSVCLSIYSCLSIYRCLSVYLSTAVCLSIYSCLSVCLSIYLQVSVYLTTGVCLSIYRYLSICLSVYLQVSVCLSIYRCLSVYLQVSVCLSVYLSTAVCLSIYLQVSVYLSTGVCLSIYRYLSICLSVYLQVSVCLSIYRCLSVCLFTAVCLSVCLSTGICLSVSIKTQGEREIERSGREGESEQRRRRQEEQTMHKAAK; via the exons ATGAACGTCTATCTAcaggtgtctgtctgtctatctatctacagctgtctgtctatctatctacaggtgtctgtctgtctgtctgtctatctatctacagctgtctgtctgtctgtctgtctctctatctacaggtgtctgtctgtctgtctatctatctacagctgtctgtctgtctgtctgtcagtctatctatctacagctgtctgtctatctatctacaggtgtctctctgtctgtctgtctgtctgtctgtctgcctctctatctacaggtgtctgtctgtctgtctgtctatctacaggtgtctgtctgtctatctatctacaggtgtctgtctgtctatctacag gtgtctgtctgtctatctgtctatctatctacagctgtctgtctatctatctacagctgtctttctgtctgtctgtctgtctgtctgtctatctatctacaggtgtctgtctgtctatctacctacaggtgtctgtctgtctgtctatctacaggtgtctgtctgtctgtctatctatctacagctgtctgtctatctacaggtgtctgtctgtctatctatctacagctgtctgtctatctatctacagctgtctgtctgtctgtctgtctatctatctacaggtgtctgtctatctaactacaggtgtctgtctgtctatctacaggtatctgtctatctgtctgtctgtctatctacaggtgtctgtctgtctatctatctacaggtgtctgtctgtctatctacaggtgtctgtctgtctctctgtctatctatctacagctgtctgtctgtctatctatctacaggtgtctgtctatctatctacaggtgtctgtctgtctatctacaggtatctgtctatctgtctgtctgtctatctacaggtgtctgtctgtctgtctatctacaggtgtctgtctgtctgtctatttacagctgtctgtctgtctgtctgtctatctacag gtatctgtctatctgtct CTATTAAAACTCAAGGTGAGCGTGAGATAGAAAGGTCGGGAAGAGAGGGGGAGAGTGAGCAACGGAGGAGACGGCAGGAGGAACAAACGATGCACAAAGCGG CAAAATGA